The nucleotide window CCAGCCCAGCGTGCCCTCGACCGGCCGGTGCGGCTCCTGCAGCGGCACCCGGACGACGGTGCCGAGGTCCGGCAGCTCGACGCCGGTCTCGCGGATCGCGGCGTGGCGGTCGGTGCCGAGGAAGTCGGCGGCCACGACGAGCGCCCTGGCCCGGCCGCGGACGAGCAGGTCGACCGTCTCGGTCGCGGTGAAGCGGGTGTTGACCGGGATCAGGACCGCCCCCGCGTAGAGGGCGCCCAGGGCCGAGAGGACCCAGTGGTGGGTGTTGGGGAGGGCGACCGCGACCCGGTCGCCCGCCTGGACGCCGCACGCGGCGAACGCCCGCGCGACCGTTCGAACACGTTCCAGAAGTTCGTCGTAGCCGAGCCGCACCGGTCCGTCGACCAGCGCCTCCGCGGACCCGAACTTCGCGGCGGCATCGCGGACGACGGCCGGGATCGTGGTCTGTCCCACCACAGCCTCCTCTGGACCGACAAAGTAGAACGTGTTCTCATTACCCTAGGTGCCGGACCGGCCCGGCAGCAAGGAGGCGTGCGTGGGACCGACGCGATTCCGCGAGGAGGTCGCGAGCTGGCTCGCCGACAACCTCACCGGCGAGTTCGCCCGCCTGCGCGGGCTCGGCGGTCCGGGACGGGAGCACGAGGAGTTCGACCTGCGGCTCGCGTGGGAACGCCACCTCGCCGGCGCCGGCTGGACCTGCGTCGGCTGGCCGGTCGAGCACGGCGGCCGCGGCCTGTCCCTGGAGGAGCAGGTCGCCTTCCACGAGGAATACGCGGCTTCGGGCGCCCCGGCGCGGGTGAACCACATCGGCGAACAGCTGCTCGGGCCGACCCTGATCGCGTTCGGCACCCCCGAACAGCAGCAACGGTTCCTGCCGGGGATCGTCGCCGTGCGGGACCTGTGGTGCCAGGGCTACTCCGAACCCGGCGCCGGCTCCGACCTCGCCGCCGTCTCGACGTCCGCGGTGCTGCGTGACGGCGAATGGGTCATCAACGGCCAGAAGATCTGGACCTCCCTGGCGCACGTGGCCGACTGGTGCTTCGTGGTGGCCCGGACCGAACCCGGTTCGCAGCGCCACCACGGGCTGTCCTACCTGCTGGTGCCCCTGCACCAGGACGGCGTCACGATCCGCCCGATCCAGCAGCTCACCGGCACCTCCGAGTTCAACGAGGTCTTCTTCGACGACGCCCGCACGGCCGCCGACCTGGTCGTGGGCGAGCCGGGCGAGGGCTGGAAGATCGCGATGGCCACGCTCGGCTTCGAACGCGGGGTCTCGACCCTGGGCCAGCAGATCGGGTTCCGCCGCGAGCTCGACGACATCACCGCCGAAGCGAAACGGCTCGGCACCTACGACGACCCGCTGTTGCGCGCCGACCTCGCCCGCGCCCGCGTCGGCCTCCGGGTGCTGCGCGCGCACGCATTGCGGACGCTCGGGCAGGCCGCCGGGCCGGAAGTGGCCGTCGGGAAGCTGCTGTGGGCGCAGTGGCACCGCGGGCTCGGCGAACTCGCCATGCGCGCCCGAGGCGCGCGGTCGATGACTTCCGACGGACCCGAGCTGGACGAGTGGCAGCGGCTGTTCCTGTTCACCCGCGCCGACACCATCTACGGCGGGTCCGACGAAATCGAACGCAACATCATCGCCGAGCGCGTGCTCGGCCTACCCCGGGAGGCTCGCCCGTGATCCCGACCTACCCACCCGGCCACGATCTGCTGCGGGGGAAAGTGGTCGTGGTGACCGCGGCCGCGGGCACCGGGATCGGCTCCGCGGTGGCGAAACGCTGCCTCGAAGAAGGCGCGCAGGTCGTCATCAGCGACTGGCACGAGCGGCGGCTGAAGGAGAAGGCCGCCGAACTCGGCGACGTCCACGCGATCCCGTGCGACGTGACCCAGGAAGACCAGGTCCAGGCCCTGATCGACGGCGCCGTCGAGCAGTTCGGGCGGCTCGACGTCATGGTCAACAACGCCGGGCTCGGCGGCACCAAATCGGTCATCGACATGACCGACGAGGAGTGGTCGCGCGTCCTCGACATCACGCTGAACGGCACTTTCCGCTGCACCCGCGCGGCCCTGAAACAGTTCGTGGCCCAGGGCGGCGGTGGCGCGATCGTCAACAACGCTTCGGTCATCGGCTGGCGCGCTCAAGCGGGCCAGGCCCACTACGCCGCGGCCAAAGCCGGCGTCATGGCCCTCACCCGCTGCTCGGCTTTGGATGCCGCGGAACACGGCGTCCGGATCAACGCCGTCGCCCCCAGCCTCGCCATGCACCCCTTCCTCGCCAAGGTGACCAGCGACGAACTCCTCGACGACCTCACCAAGCGGGAAGCGTTCGGCCGCGCGGCCGAACCGTGGGAAGTCGCCAACGTCATGGTCTTCCTCGCCAGCGACTACGCCTCCTACCTCACCGGCGAAGTCGTCTCCGTCAGCAGCCAGCACCCCTAGACGAGTAATGCGTAACTCGGTCAGTGGTCGTAGGCGGTCAGTGATCGGGTGATGGGTTGGCCGGTGGCGCGGTTGTGCCAGATGGCGGCGGTGAGGGCCAGGAGGCGTTGGGCGACGCGGACGCCGACGCCTTCGATGGTGCGTCCACCGTGCTGTTCCAGGTTCAGCTGGCCCTTGAGGGTGTCGTTGACCGACTCGATGAGCTGGCGGATGGACTTGAGCAGCGGCTCACCGGGATGCGGCTTGCGGTTGCGGTAGGACGGCCGGATCAGCCGGACCCCGCGCTCGGCCAGGAAGCGGTCCAGTTCCGCGGAGACGTAGCCCTTGTCGGCGATGATCAGCAGCCCCGGACGTTCGGTGAGCAGGTGGGGTTCGTGGTCGCAGATGGCCATGAGCACCTGCCGCTCGTCGACCTTCGGGTCGGCCAGCGCCCAGGCGACCGGGAGTCCGGCCGGGGTGCAGACCAGATGCAGCCGCAGTCCCCAGAACCAGCGCGAGTGGGAGCGGCAGAAGCCATACTTTGCCCAGCCGGCCAACTCCGAACGCTGGACCGTGGGTCGGGAGCGACCGCATTCGACCGGGGTGGAGTCCACGATCCAGGTGGTGTCGGTCCACAGGTCGGTGTCCGCCGCCAGCCAGCGCATGACCTGCTTGACCAGCGGCAACGCGGCACGCAGCCGACGGTTGTAGCCGGACTGGCCAGGCAGATAGCGGAACGCGCCGGGCATCCGGGCGGGCAGGAACCGCAGCCAGCGGGCCTCGGAGGTGAACCCCAGCAACGCCTGGGCCACGGCCAAGGTCACCAGCTCCGCGTCGGTCAGCTTCGGCGGCCTGCCCACCCGCCGCCTGCCGGCGAGGTGGTCGTCGATCTTGACGTAGAGTGCGGTGAGAAGGGTGTTCAGGTCTGTCGTCACAAACCGATCTTGAACACCCTTCGCCCATCTCCAGCCACCACCCAGACTTACGCATTACTCGTCTAGGAGTCCCCGTGCCCGAAGCCTTCCTCCTCGACGCGGTGCGCACCCCTGTCGGACGGCGCGGCGGCGCGCTCTCCGGGTGGCATCCGGCCGACCTCGCCGCGCACGTCATCAAGGCCGTCGTCGAGCGCACGAGCGTCGACCCCGACCTGGTCGACGACGTCATCCTGGGCTGCACCGACACTCTCGGCCCGCAGTCCGGCAACATCGCGCGCACCGGGTGGCTGGCCGCGGGTTTCGGCGACCACGTGCCGGGCGTGACCGTCGACCGGCAGTGCGGGTCGAGCCAGCAGGCCGTGCACTTCGCCGCCCAAGCCGTCATGTCCGGGACGCAGGACCTGGTGCTGGCCGGCGGCGTGCAGAACATGAGCCGCATCCCGATCAGCGCGGCGATGCTGGCCGGCCGCGAGTACGGCTTCGACGACCCGTTCTCCGGCTCGAAGGGCTGGCAGGAGCGCTACGGCAGTGTCGAGGTCTCGCAGTTCCGCAGCGCCGAGATGATCGCCGAGCACTGGGACCTCAGCCGCGCGGACATGGAGGAGTACGCGCTGCGCAGTCACCAGCGGGCGTTGTCGGCCATCGACGAAGGGCGGTTCGACGCGGAAACCGTGCCGGTGGAGGACTTCCGGCACGACGAAGGGCCACGCCGGGACACCAGCCTGGAGCGCATGCGCGGCCTGAAACCGCTGAGCGAGGGGTCGCGGCTGACGGCGGCGGTGGCCAGCCAGATCTCCGACGGTGCGAGCGCGGCGCTGCTGGCGTCGGAGGCGTTCGTGCGGGAGCACGGCCTGACGCCGCGGGCGCGCATCCACCACCTGTCGGTGCGGGCGGCGGACCCGGTGTGGATGCTCACCGGCCCGATCCCGGCCACCGCGTACGCCCTGCGCAAGAGCGGGCTCACGGTCGCCGACATCGACCTGTTCGAGGTCAACGAGGCGTTCGCGAGCGTCGTGCTGGCGTGGCTGGACGAGACCGGCGCGGACCCCGACCGGGTCAACGTGAACGGGGGCGGGATCGCCCTCGGCCACCCGATCGGGGCCACCGGCACCAAGCTCCTCGCCACGCTCCTGCACGAGCTGGAGCGCCGCGGGGGCCGTTACGGGCTGCAGACGATGTGCGAAGGCGGCGGCACCGCCAACGTCACCATCATCGAGCGGCTGTGATCAGCCGAGGGCGCGCAGCTTCGGGAGCACGTCCTCGGAGAACTGGGTCAGGAACCGCTCCTGGTCGTGGCCCGGGCCGTGGAACACGAGGTGGTTGAGGCCCGCGTCCAGGTACGGCTTGATCTGGGCGACGGCCTCGTCCGGGTCCGAGGCGACGATCCAGCGCTTGGCGACCTGCTCGATCGGCAGCTCGTCGGCCAGCCGTTCCATCTCCTCGGCCGAGGACACCGTGTGCTTCTGCTCCGCCGTCAGCGACAGCGGCGCCCAGAACCGCGTGTTCTCCAGTGCCTTCTCGTGATCGCGGTCGTAGGACATCTTGATCTCGATGGTCCGGTCGATACTTTCGGCGTCGCGCTCCGCCGCGGCAGCGCCTTCCTTGACCGCCGGCATCAGCTTCTCGGTGTAGAGGTCCATGCCCTTGCCCGAGGTGCAGATGAACCCGTCCCCCGACCGGCCCGCGTACTTGGCCACCACCGGGCCACCCGCGGCGACGTAGATCGGCACCGGCTGCTCCGGCCGGTCGTAGATCTTCGCGTTGACCAGCTGGTAGTAGTCGCCATCGAAGTTCACGTTGTCGCTGGTCCAGAGCTCACGGATCAGCCGGATCGACTCCCGCAGCCGGGCGAAGCGCTCCTTGAACTCCGGCCACTCCCGCCCCGACACCGCGATCTCGTTCAGCGCCTCACCGGTACCGACACCGAGGATCATCCGGCCGTTCGACAGCAGCGACATCGTCGCGAACGCCTGCGCGATCACCGCCGGGTTGTACCGGAACGTCGGGGTCAGCACGCTCGTGCCGATCTGCACCCGCTTCGTCCGCTCGGCCACCGCCGGCATCCACGCCAGCGCGAACGGCGCATGCCCGCCCTCGTGCCGCCAGGGCAGGAAGTGGTCGGACACCCAGACCGAGTCGAGGCCGACCTCTTCGGCGCGCACGGCGTACTCGACCAGGTCCCGCGGCCCGAACTGCTCCGCGGACGCCTTGTAACCGACCTTCAACACCGCTTCCTCATCCTCCCGTTTGCCGGCCGAGGCGCTGCAGGATCTCACCTGCCTCGGCCACCGCGCCCTCGACGATCTGCGCCACCGTGGGCAGGTCGTGGATCATGCCCACCACCTGTCCCGACGCTAGCACTCCCGCGTCCGTCCGGCCTTCGACCAGTCCCGCCCGCAGCAGCATCGGGGTGTTGGCCGCCATGACCAGCTGGCTCCACGTCAGATCGTTGCCGTGCTTCATCGCGAAGCCTTCTCGCAGCATCGCAACCGGGGACAGGCCGGTGATATTCCGGAAGCGCAGCGCGTTGCGCGCCGCCTGCGCCAGCCCGCGGATCCGGCCGGTGCGTTCGAGCTTCTCGACGAGCTCGGTGCGCAGCACGCGGTGCGGGAGGCCGTCGACGCGGCGGGTGACGATCGTCCCGGTGAGACCCTGCTCGAGGTAGAGGCGCTTGACCTCGTCGGGAACGGTGCTCTCCTTGCTCAGCAGGAACCGGGTGCCCATGGCGACCCCGGCGGCGCCGTAGGCGAGGGCGGCGGCGAGCCCGCGGCCGTCGAAGAAGCCGCCGGCCGCGACCACCGGGATGTCGACGGTGTCCAGCACCGAGGGCAGCAGCAGCGTGGTGGCCACGCCCCCGGTGTGCCCGCCGCCTTCGCCGCCTTGGACGATGACGGCGTCCGCGCCCCAGGCGGCGACCTTCTCGGCGTGCCGGGCCGCGCCGACCGACGGGATCACGACGATCCCGTGGTCCCGCAGTTTCGCGATCATCTCTTTGCGCGGCGCCAGCGCGAAGGAGGCAACCTTCACGCCTTCGCGGATCAGCAGGTCGACGCGTTCACCAGCGTCGGTGGCGTCGGCGCGGAGGTTGACCCCGAACGGCTTCTCGGTGCGCTTCTTGACCTCGGCGACGGCGGCTTCGAGTTCGGCGTAGGTCATCGTGGCCGAGGCGAGGATGCCGAGCGCGCCGGCTTCCGCGGTGGCCGAGACCAGGCGCGGGCCGGCGACCCAGCCCATCCCGGTCTGCACGACCGGGTGCTCCACGCCGACCAGCTCGGTCAGGGCTGTCTTCACGCCGGAACTTCCTTGTCCCGCAGGCCCTTCGGATCGATTTCGCGGATGAGCCGCAGCTCCTCGTCCGTCGGTTCGCGGCTGGTCCCGACGCCGGTGAAGTCGATCTCGAACGTCGTCGCCGCGGTCACTTCGTCGCGGGTGACGCCGGGATGCAGGGACACCGCCCGCATCGCGTGGTCCGGGCCGCCGAAGTCGAACACGCCGAGGTTCGACACGACCCGGTGCACGTCGTGGTACTTCTGCGCCGACGGCCCCGCCTTGGCCGCGTTGTCGTAGCCGACCCCCGACACGACGTCCACGCTGTCGACGAAGACGCGGGTGCCGTGGCGGGGTACCCAGTAGCTGGTGCGGTGGTTGACCGTGTTTCCCGGTGCACCCCGCACACCGAGGAGCTGTTTCTTCGGGCGGGCGTGGTCGCCGATGGCGGAGATGTTCTGGTTGCCGTACCGGTCGATCTGGTTGGCGCCCATGACGACGTGCCGTCGTCCGTGCGGGACGATCGTGTCCAGCATCTTGCGGAACGGCTGCCAGCCCTCGACCAAACCGTCGGTGGTCATCAGGTAGGCCTCGCCGTCGGACATCAGCAGGTCCGGCTCGAAGGTCAGCCGCGCGAGCTTGGCGCCCAGCTGCGGGATGAGGCCCATCGGGCTGGCCACGATCTCGCCGTCGCCGCGGAACACCTCCGCCATCGCCACCACGACGATCTCGGCCCGGGTCACGCTCATGCCGCCTCCGCCTCGAACTTGTCCACTTCGGACAGATATGCGCCCTCGTCGCCGGACAGGAACCGGTCCACGAACCCCGGCCACGCCTCGAGATCCTTCGCACACGCCGAATAATGCTTTTGGAAGCGTTCGTCCCGGCCGTAGTCCGGCACCGCCGTGGTGAAGTGCGCACCCCGCGGTGCCTCGATCACCCCGTCGACGGCGCCGCGGTTGAGCAGCAGCGACTGCACCGGCCCGCCCGCGGTCAGCTCGGCCGTCTCGACGACCTTCTCCACCGACACGAAGCACCGGTCCGCGGCGAGGCCGAACAGCTCGTCGAAGTACGGGTCCGGGCCCAGGTACTGGACGTTGCCACGGGCGTCGGCGCGGTTGAGGTGCAGCAACGCCACATCGAGGTGCTGCGCGGGGACCGCGACCAGCTCCTCGCCGTCGTCGTACGGCGAGCGCACGGTCCGCAGATCGGGGTTGGCGCGCATGACTTCGGAGCCGAGCCCGGCTCGCGTCGGCAAGAACGGCAGTCGTTGCGCCGCCGCGGACAACGCCGTCCCGAACATCCCCTCGTCATATTCGGTGACGGCGATCGCGCCGGTTTCCCGGGCGCGGCCGAACCACGGGTCATACGGGATCGAGTCCAGCGTCACGAAGCCGAACACGACCCGCTTGACCTTCCCCGCCGCGCACAGGAGTCCGACGTCCGGGCCGCCGTAGGACACGACGGTGAGGTCCTTCACCGGAGTGCGGAGGATCGCGCGCACGAGAGCCATCGGCTTGCGCCGGGAACCCCAGCCGCCGATGCCGATGGTCATGCCGTCCTTCAGCTCGGCCGCCACGTCGTCGGCGGTCGTGCGCTTATCGGCCATTCAAGAACTCCTCGCGAGCCTCGTCGGACGCACCCAGCAGGTTCAGCTCGAACGTGAAGCCCTGCTCGAACCGGTAACTGCGGTGCACCTGCTGGGTGTCGATCCCGTTCAACGCTTCTTTCGCCGCCCGGATGACCCGCGGATCCTTCTTCGCGATGTCCCGCGCGACTTCGAGAGCGGCCTCGTCGAGTTCGGCGCGCGGCACGACCCGGTAGACCGAGCCGTGGGCGAGCAGCTCGGCCGCGGTGATCTTGCGGGCGGTGAAGTACAACGTGCGCATGAGATGCTGCGGCACCAGCCGAGCCAGGTGGGTCGCCGCGCCGAGTGCGCCCCGCTCGACCTCGGGGACCCCGAACGTGGCGTCTTCCGAGGCGATGATCACGTCGGCGTTACCGACCAGGCCGATCCCGCCGCCGAGGCAGAATCCGTGCACCGCCGCGACCACCGGCACTTCGCAGTCGTAGACCGCACCGAAAGCCGCGTAGCAGCCCCGGTTCGCGCCGACCAGGGCGTCGTAGCCCTCGCTGCGCTGGATCTCCTTGATGTCCACGCCCGCGTTGAAGCCGCGGCCTTCCGCGCGGAGGATCACCACGTGCACGTCGGGATCCCGACCGGCCTGCGTGATCGCGTCGGCCAGGTCGAACCAGCCCTGTACCGGCAGGGCGTTCACCGGCGGGAAGTCGACCGTGACGACCTCGACGTGGCCGTCACGCTTGGTCAGGATGCCCATCAGCTCGCTCCGTAGACGGGTTCGGGCTCGGGCGCTTGCTCGAGCAGCTCCTTCACCACCGGCCCCAGCTCGGCCGGGTCCCACCGCTCGCCCTTGTCCACGACCGGGCCGTGCCGCCAGCCCTGCGCCAGCGACACCTTCCCGCCTTCGACCTCGAAGACGCGGCCGGTGACGTGCGAAGACTCCTCGCTCCCCAGCCACACCACCAACGGCGACACGTTCTCCGGCGCCATCGCATCGAAACCTTCGTCCGGACGGGCCATGGTCGAGGCGAACACAGCTTCGGTCATCCGGGTCCGCG belongs to Amycolatopsis tolypomycina and includes:
- a CDS encoding SDR family oxidoreductase, which translates into the protein MIPTYPPGHDLLRGKVVVVTAAAGTGIGSAVAKRCLEEGAQVVISDWHERRLKEKAAELGDVHAIPCDVTQEDQVQALIDGAVEQFGRLDVMVNNAGLGGTKSVIDMTDEEWSRVLDITLNGTFRCTRAALKQFVAQGGGGAIVNNASVIGWRAQAGQAHYAAAKAGVMALTRCSALDAAEHGVRINAVAPSLAMHPFLAKVTSDELLDDLTKREAFGRAAEPWEVANVMVFLASDYASYLTGEVVSVSSQHP
- a CDS encoding NAD(P)H-dependent flavin oxidoreductase, with amino-acid sequence MKTALTELVGVEHPVVQTGMGWVAGPRLVSATAEAGALGILASATMTYAELEAAVAEVKKRTEKPFGVNLRADATDAGERVDLLIREGVKVASFALAPRKEMIAKLRDHGIVVIPSVGAARHAEKVAAWGADAVIVQGGEGGGHTGGVATTLLLPSVLDTVDIPVVAAGGFFDGRGLAAALAYGAAGVAMGTRFLLSKESTVPDEVKRLYLEQGLTGTIVTRRVDGLPHRVLRTELVEKLERTGRIRGLAQAARNALRFRNITGLSPVAMLREGFAMKHGNDLTWSQLVMAANTPMLLRAGLVEGRTDAGVLASGQVVGMIHDLPTVAQIVEGAVAEAGEILQRLGRQTGG
- a CDS encoding IS982 family transposase; its protein translation is MTTDLNTLLTALYVKIDDHLAGRRRVGRPPKLTDAELVTLAVAQALLGFTSEARWLRFLPARMPGAFRYLPGQSGYNRRLRAALPLVKQVMRWLAADTDLWTDTTWIVDSTPVECGRSRPTVQRSELAGWAKYGFCRSHSRWFWGLRLHLVCTPAGLPVAWALADPKVDERQVLMAICDHEPHLLTERPGLLIIADKGYVSAELDRFLAERGVRLIRPSYRNRKPHPGEPLLKSIRQLIESVNDTLKGQLNLEQHGGRTIEGVGVRVAQRLLALTAAIWHNRATGQPITRSLTAYDH
- a CDS encoding acyl-CoA dehydrogenase family protein, with protein sequence MGPTRFREEVASWLADNLTGEFARLRGLGGPGREHEEFDLRLAWERHLAGAGWTCVGWPVEHGGRGLSLEEQVAFHEEYAASGAPARVNHIGEQLLGPTLIAFGTPEQQQRFLPGIVAVRDLWCQGYSEPGAGSDLAAVSTSAVLRDGEWVINGQKIWTSLAHVADWCFVVARTEPGSQRHHGLSYLLVPLHQDGVTIRPIQQLTGTSEFNEVFFDDARTAADLVVGEPGEGWKIAMATLGFERGVSTLGQQIGFRRELDDITAEAKRLGTYDDPLLRADLARARVGLRVLRAHALRTLGQAAGPEVAVGKLLWAQWHRGLGELAMRARGARSMTSDGPELDEWQRLFLFTRADTIYGGSDEIERNIIAERVLGLPREARP
- a CDS encoding acetyl-CoA C-acetyltransferase, with amino-acid sequence MPEAFLLDAVRTPVGRRGGALSGWHPADLAAHVIKAVVERTSVDPDLVDDVILGCTDTLGPQSGNIARTGWLAAGFGDHVPGVTVDRQCGSSQQAVHFAAQAVMSGTQDLVLAGGVQNMSRIPISAAMLAGREYGFDDPFSGSKGWQERYGSVEVSQFRSAEMIAEHWDLSRADMEEYALRSHQRALSAIDEGRFDAETVPVEDFRHDEGPRRDTSLERMRGLKPLSEGSRLTAAVASQISDGASAALLASEAFVREHGLTPRARIHHLSVRAADPVWMLTGPIPATAYALRKSGLTVADIDLFEVNEAFASVVLAWLDETGADPDRVNVNGGGIALGHPIGATGTKLLATLLHELERRGGRYGLQTMCEGGGTANVTIIERL
- a CDS encoding enoyl-CoA hydratase family protein, which encodes MGILTKRDGHVEVVTVDFPPVNALPVQGWFDLADAITQAGRDPDVHVVILRAEGRGFNAGVDIKEIQRSEGYDALVGANRGCYAAFGAVYDCEVPVVAAVHGFCLGGGIGLVGNADVIIASEDATFGVPEVERGALGAATHLARLVPQHLMRTLYFTARKITAAELLAHGSVYRVVPRAELDEAALEVARDIAKKDPRVIRAAKEALNGIDTQQVHRSYRFEQGFTFELNLLGASDEAREEFLNGR
- the fgd gene encoding glucose-6-phosphate dehydrogenase (coenzyme-F420); this encodes MLKVGYKASAEQFGPRDLVEYAVRAEEVGLDSVWVSDHFLPWRHEGGHAPFALAWMPAVAERTKRVQIGTSVLTPTFRYNPAVIAQAFATMSLLSNGRMILGVGTGEALNEIAVSGREWPEFKERFARLRESIRLIRELWTSDNVNFDGDYYQLVNAKIYDRPEQPVPIYVAAGGPVVAKYAGRSGDGFICTSGKGMDLYTEKLMPAVKEGAAAAERDAESIDRTIEIKMSYDRDHEKALENTRFWAPLSLTAEQKHTVSSAEEMERLADELPIEQVAKRWIVASDPDEAVAQIKPYLDAGLNHLVFHGPGHDQERFLTQFSEDVLPKLRALG
- a CDS encoding CoA transferase subunit A; this translates as MADKRTTADDVAAELKDGMTIGIGGWGSRRKPMALVRAILRTPVKDLTVVSYGGPDVGLLCAAGKVKRVVFGFVTLDSIPYDPWFGRARETGAIAVTEYDEGMFGTALSAAAQRLPFLPTRAGLGSEVMRANPDLRTVRSPYDDGEELVAVPAQHLDVALLHLNRADARGNVQYLGPDPYFDELFGLAADRCFVSVEKVVETAELTAGGPVQSLLLNRGAVDGVIEAPRGAHFTTAVPDYGRDERFQKHYSACAKDLEAWPGFVDRFLSGDEGAYLSEVDKFEAEAA
- a CDS encoding CoA-transferase subunit beta — its product is MSVTRAEIVVVAMAEVFRGDGEIVASPMGLIPQLGAKLARLTFEPDLLMSDGEAYLMTTDGLVEGWQPFRKMLDTIVPHGRRHVVMGANQIDRYGNQNISAIGDHARPKKQLLGVRGAPGNTVNHRTSYWVPRHGTRVFVDSVDVVSGVGYDNAAKAGPSAQKYHDVHRVVSNLGVFDFGGPDHAMRAVSLHPGVTRDEVTAATTFEIDFTGVGTSREPTDEELRLIREIDPKGLRDKEVPA